From Acinetobacter suaedae, one genomic window encodes:
- a CDS encoding GFA family protein, with amino-acid sequence MVKGQCLCGAVQYQYYAEIENSILCYCQHCQQAQGAIAGWNSPLDQSKFEFVMGRDQLKEYFHTPNKARVFCQHCASPIYSYRTDLPNVIRLRLGTVTEGHIPAPTEEFFTEHKPKFIEVR; translated from the coding sequence ATGGTTAAAGGACAATGCCTATGTGGGGCTGTGCAATATCAATATTATGCAGAGATCGAAAATAGTATTTTGTGTTATTGCCAACATTGTCAGCAAGCACAAGGTGCGATTGCAGGTTGGAATAGCCCACTAGATCAAAGCAAGTTTGAGTTTGTGATGGGGCGAGATCAACTCAAAGAATATTTCCATACACCAAATAAAGCACGCGTTTTTTGTCAGCATTGTGCAAGTCCAATTTATTCGTATCGTACGGACTTGCCCAATGTGATTCGATTGCGCCTAGGTACTGTGACTGAGGGGCATATTCCTGCGCCGACAGAAGAATTTTTTACCGAGCATAAGCCAAAATTTATTGAAGTAAGATAA
- a CDS encoding GatB/YqeY domain-containing protein: MTTLKNQITDVLKNSMRAKDMASVTVIRGLQAAIKQIEVDERIELDDAQVLAVIEKQIKQRKESIKAFSGAGRDDLASKEQAEVEVISQFLPAAMTEEELDSIIEQTISAQEATSMKDMGKVMNSLRPIIAGRADPAQVSAKIKAKLS; encoded by the coding sequence ATGACGACTTTAAAAAACCAAATTACTGACGTATTAAAAAACTCAATGCGTGCCAAAGATATGGCATCAGTAACGGTAATTCGCGGTCTACAAGCAGCAATTAAGCAAATCGAAGTCGATGAGCGCATTGAGCTTGACGATGCTCAGGTTCTTGCGGTCATTGAAAAGCAAATTAAACAACGTAAAGAATCGATCAAAGCCTTTTCTGGCGCTGGTCGAGATGATTTAGCTAGTAAAGAACAAGCCGAAGTTGAGGTTATTTCTCAATTTCTACCAGCAGCTATGACTGAGGAAGAACTTGATTCTATCATTGAGCAAACGATTTCTGCTCAAGAAGCTACTAGCATGAAAGATATGGGTAAGGTGATGAATTCTCTACGTCCGATCATAGCCGGACGTGCCGATCCTGCACAAGTATCTGCTAAAATTAAAGCGAAATTAAGCTAA